The genome window TTCGCTAAGCTAACGAGCACATACAAGCAAGAGATCAACACTTGAATAGATATCGAGTCCCAAAGTAGTCCAGATGGTACACCTATTACCTGGAAAACATGCACAACAGGCTTCACTTGCCAGAACAAAAGGATCTCATGGTTCTGCACCCACTCATCTACAAAAACAAACAGTTCAAGCATCAGAACTGGCAAATATCTTAAGACtacatcctcctcctcctttttgTAGTACGTAAAGTATTACAAATTTTGTGCAGTCAGATTTCCGTTTTATCAGATGAAAAGTTGCAGTATTGATTATAGCTGACCATCaagtttcaaaatttcttcactttgcctttaaaaaaaataacccGTGACTAGTTCAAAGATAAAAAAGAATACCCGTATCGCAAATACAGATACTTTGCACATTTTCTGTTAGAAACCGATCATCAAGTGGCACCGGCACGGGTCCATCAGAATAGCTCAAACTCCTCTTTTCAAGCATTCTAAGCATttgacaaaagaagaagaagaaaaagaaaccaaAAGCACATTATGTTAATCCTCAGCACTGATTGCCCAACTTTTCCAAACCGTTAAGCTAAGcaggcatttcatcaaacacataAGACCCAATTGAGAAACAACTGAAAAATCAAAATTGATGATTCTAATTAACGAATTTAACAGCACACCTCTCAACGGCAGACTGCACGTCGTTGGCCCGAGCTGTGCTGGAGGGCTTGAGGCTGACTTCAACTGAAACCCACAATCAATTTCTCTTAAAGAAAGTAAATTTACAACTAAATCATCAACACAGCCTCAAATTAGAACAAATTGGCTCAAAAACTAAGAGCAACAACTAATTGAAGGCAAAAACGACGCCGTACGCACCTGAAACGAGGACTTTGTCTTGGGGAAGAATGGGAGAAGGAGCTGAGTCTATTGTGACGCCGCCGTTTTGGTCGGCGATGCCGGCGTCTTGGGGGTTTTGCATGGAGACCTCCATGGGACTGGAAGCGCTCATTTTTggggggtttagggtttaggggggCTATGAAGTGGAAAGCATCAGATTGCTGAGAGCAGCTTGGAGAATGGAGGAGATGAGTGAAACCCTAGACCCCAACAGAAATCTGGGAAATTGTTCTTCGAAATGAGCGGGAAAATTTGAAGGATTATACTTCTGTGATTTTGAAATAAGCCACCatgttttaattttctcatattGCTCTTTACCGTTTTGAATTGTTTGAATTTTACTAAATTGATGATATAGTGAGCATGAAATTCGTAACAGGATTGATATATAAGCCACATTTACATCATATTCATCACTAAAAAAATCATCACTTCAATTAGAAATTCAAATCTATCAAAGGTGAaaattgatacaattttaaGAACTTAGGCGATAATGTGAGAAAATTGAAATCTTATGACCTGTTTTAAATCACTTCAAACTTTAAGGATGCAAAATGTAGTTAGcctatatattttttcttcgcTCAACAAATGTGAATGATTGTTCCCTTTGGTACCATTTGGTACGTGGAACCGGACGGAACGGAGTAAGACGAGTCGTTCCGTCTCACGTTTGGTGCACCTAAAACGGATGGAACACACTGTTCCACGGGAtgaatttttggtgaatttttgttCCGCCTCACCCtcctggaacgactcgttccaaatccgtggaacacaaaattataacatctccatctccttcttcttcctccttgtttccatctgaGGGCATCTTTGCCCCTTCTCCATTCCGTCCCATCCTGTCCCGTCTAGTCCTGTCCCATTTCgttctgttccgtcccgtctgcataccaaacgatacctttAGGAATAagttatatgtttttttttttaaatggtaaAATATGCTTTTGTTTACATGCGGAAAAtctacaataaaataaaatgagttGAGATTTGAAGAACATATTGTACATCTTCATCACATTTATGCGCTCCATAGATATACCAATGCACTTAAATCACGAGATATTGTAGCCGCACTCGTTGATATGAATGACATATTTCGACAATTAACTTTAATTTGCTACATTTTATCATCCAAAGAATACATTTGTGCTAAAAGAATCAAATGTCCTCACTTCTGtaataatttatgttaaaaaaaaaaattaaatgtgtgtgaagaaaattgagattttaccataaaatcaattagcaATATAGAAAGTAACTCAATTACTTATAAACACATAcaaggttcaatttttttttttttccgcgaTGTGAGATTAATATTCTCAACAATGTGTCACATGCCCTCAATTTTAGAGTACTTTCATCAAGTAATGTCTCTCTTGATGTCTATAACAAAAATAAGACTTTTAAGTAAGGGTGCGACTCAAGTAGGCTGACGCAAATTTGCTAGTCACCGCAACCCTAACTTTACTTTCACAATTCTGGGGTTGGGTTTCAATTGGGTTAGGCTCACTTCGGTTGGGCTAGAGTTACACAACTTTACTGAGCTTAATCATGTAACATCTTGTTTGCAAGATTTTTTGTTTGAGCCGAATAACGTGAATACTAGCTAAAATTTGAACTCGAAATTATGCCAAAAGTTTGATTCACGCTATTCACTTAAAAAGTACTTACTCATTCTATGACAACATCAATGAGGCAGCCCAGCCCATTTTTCATGCCCATTTCCCCGATCTGTATGTGTTCACCTCACAAGCTTGTGAAAGACAAAATTCTTACGCCCACAAAAAAGGATAGGGTTGCCTAAACTTATCTCTGTTTGACTACCAATTTGTGAGGCTCTAAGTTGCTCAAAGATAACATGCATGGCCCATACAAGACTTTGTTAGAGCAAAAAACAACTCACCATGAAGCAAAAGTTACAGCTTAAAGATGACAGAGAACTTGAAATCCTCAAGGCTGTGGCACAAGCTTGGTACAGCCACTCCGGCCGCTCTCAGCCCATGTCCGAATTTGACACCCGCCCAAGAAATTACAACGGCAAATCTCCATCCCGGTTCAAGCTTGAAGCAATGAGAAAATCATCATCAGCTGGTGATACAAAATGGGATTTCGGGCAGTCACTATGGGATGCTTATGAGATTGTGGCCGTTTCGAAAAGGTTAGAGACAGGGCTAGTCCTTGATGAGTTGGAGAGTGTGGCACGAGTCCGTCAGAGGCGTAGGGAGAGCAAGCACAGCCTTAGAAGTTTATTCAATAAAATATCTTCAAGAAGATTGGATGAGGCTAATGTTCCCCCAGATGACGATCCATAATTCGTGgccttgtttattttttgcaggttaacataattttttctCCGAATATCTACGAATTTTGACACTAggattacattaaaaaaaaggagaaaggtCTGAATTATATGTgcgttgtttcttttttgtgtgAAGAAATTGTTATCTTTCAATCTTCATTTGCTTAGTTGGAGATCAAAATCTGTGTTAAGCTAAAGTAGTACTGCACATCGTAACTTTTGGCAAGCGAAAGGTGTATCGCGGTATGTTACCAACAATTGGTTTTGATTGATTTCTGCAATGATATATAAAAGTTCTATGTTGGAGAACCAAACTAAGTTCTGCAGATGGCATAAGACATGAGGTAGAGCAGGATTTTACTAGATGTTTTCGCCCGTCTTGCGGAAAAAAAACCAAGGGTTAGCATTTAGCATCAGTTCTTTTACTGTCAATTCTCAAAACCATCACAAAGTCTTACACGTTTACTTGCTGCAGGAGTAAATATCACACATACCGCTGCTGCTGCAGTCTTGTACCAATAAGTAAAGATTAATAACtgagacaaaaaagaaaaagaaaaactaataacaCGAGAATAACAATAAGTAATAATAACTTGTTTATTTAGGAAGTGAAATACATTAAACATGACAGTGGCATCCTATTAAGAGCTTAATTAAGGAAGTTCTTCAGAATGGATAATTGCAGGCACTTTATTTATACAAGTCATGGGTTGCTTAAAGTTTGCCCGCCAATCATCCTTGTCAAGAACTCTCCGGCACCTTAGCGTGGTTTGAAGGTCCTCCACTTGAAGAGCTCAAACCCCTTGTGCTTCTGCTCGATGTAGCCATCGGCCTCAACATCAATAGTTTCCTCAGACACGACACAGTTCCCCTTTTTGTCGCACTCCGTGACTGTCTTAGTCACTTCAACCGTCTTGTGAACTTCCGGCATGGACTGCTGGTTCTGCTGACGCTGTTCGTAGTACTGACCGCCATAGCTCTCTCTCCCAGGGGCCTGGTTGCCGAAT of Malus sylvestris chromosome 6, drMalSylv7.2, whole genome shotgun sequence contains these proteins:
- the LOC126626021 gene encoding uncharacterized protein LOC126626021: MKQKLQLKDDRELEILKAVAQAWYSHSGRSQPMSEFDTRPRNYNGKSPSRFKLEAMRKSSSAGDTKWDFGQSLWDAYEIVAVSKRLETGLVLDELESVARVRQRRRESKHSLRSLFNKISSRRLDEANVPPDDDP